From the Verrucomicrobiota bacterium genome, the window GGCGGGAATCCTTACTGCGTCGCATCTGAAGGGTTTAATTTCTTGCGATAATACCCCGGAACGGTCAGGCTCGGTTCCCGCCATGAAAAAGCAAATTCCTATTAGTGAAAGGGATGACGGGCAAGACCACACTCTGGGAGCGATCGACCCATGTGCCGCTGATGTTTGCCGGGCCCGGTGTGACCCGCGCCGCGAAGTGCGGGCAACCGGCCGAGTTGCTCGACATCTACCCGACATTGGTCGAACTGTGTGGTCTGCCACCGAAGGCGGGCCTCGAAGGGCACAGCCTTGGGCCCCAACTGAAAACCGCCAAAACTCCCCGGCCTTGGCCGGCGATCACCACCCACAACGTTGGCAACCATGCCGTCCGCTCCGAGCACTGGCGTTACATCCGCTACGCCAACGGGGCGGAGGAACTCTACGATCTACGAGTCGATCCGAACGAGTGGACC encodes:
- a CDS encoding DUF4976 domain-containing protein, whose translation is MKGMTGKTTLWERSTHVPLMFAGPGVTRAAKCGQPAELLDIYPTLVELCGLPPKAGLEGHSLGPQLKTAKTPRPWPAITTHNVGNHAVRSEHWRYIRYANGAEELYDLRVDPNEWTNLATNPKQADVIREHAQWLPKVNAPPVPGSAHRVLVQENGQWLWEGKPILPAEKEE